GTGTCCACCGGAACTCGCGCGTTCAGTAGTTTCTCATGGCGAGATGCGGCATGCCTCCGTCGAGAAACTCATCGCCGAATGCAGTAAAGCCGAACTTCTCATAGAGCGCGACCTTGTCGCTTTGAGCCGTCAGGTAAAAGCGATTGCCGCGAACCGCGCAATGCGCCTCCATCGCAAAGCGGATCATCGCACTTGCGATGCCATGACCGCGCCATTGCGCTCCGACGGCCACGCGCCCGATCTTTACGTGATCGTCGAGATAGACGATCCGAAGCGTGCCCGCGACTTCGCCTGCCTGGATGGCGACGATGTGGTGGGCGCTTAAGTCGGCTTCATCAAATTCTTCATCAGCAGGTACATTCTGCTCACTGATGAAGACGGAGCGGCGCAACTTGAAAGCCTCGTTGCACAAGGTGCTGAAGAGCGGAACGGATAAAATCACTACCTCTGTCATGGCCACCTTCCTCAGGGAGCATAAACGGAAGGCGCCAATTGTCAGTCCGTCTCTACTCAGCCTTGCTTCTTCTTAGCGAACTTGCCCTTCGGCTCGAAACCACCCTTGCCTTCGAATTTAGGCTTTTTCGCTGCCTTGCCCCAAGGCTTGGCGTCGCGTTTCTCACTGTGATCGCCGGTTGCCGGAGCCGTTTTTCCCTTGACGTCCTTCTTGAACTTGCCCTTAGGGCGATCGTCATGAGATGTGTCCTCACGGCGCTCGCCGTATGCCTTCTTTCCGGCATAAGGCTTTGCAGCAACCGGACGGCTGAAATCCGGGGTGCCGTTCAGACGCGTCACGCGGATGCCACGCTCCATCGTCTTGTTCGGTCCGACCGCTTGCGCGAAGGCTTCGGCGCTATCGGCAGAGATTTCCACATAGGTCTCTTCCGGTTGCATCTTGATCGCACCGATCTCGCGTTTCGTCAGATTGCCATTGCGGCAGAGCATCGGGATCAGCCAGCGCGGTTCGGCATTCTGCTTTCGGCCGACTGAAACCGAAAACCAGACACTCGGGCCGAAGTCGTCACGAGGGCCCTTCTGGCTCGGCTCACGGGGTTCGAAGGCATTGTCGCGACGCTGTCGCTTCCGGTCACCTTCGATCGAGACTTCGATCAAATCTTCCGGTGCCGATTGATTGGAGCGATAGAGGCGCACGAATGCTGCGGCAAGCTTCTCTGCTCCGTGCTTGGCAATGAGCTGGCTGACCAGTGCTTGATCCTCGTCGCGCCCTGCCTCGCTGAGGATGGGGTCGGCGAGCAGGCGCTCGTCGTCGCGCCGCATCACATCTTCGGCCGACGGTGGAAGAGCCCAGGTGGCGGCAATTCCGGCACTATCGAGGATGCGCTCCGCCTTACGGCGGGCATTGAGCGGCACGATCAGTGCGCTGACGCCCTTGCGCCCTGCCCGGCCGGTGCGGCCGCTGCGATGCAGCAGCGTCTCCGGATTGGTCGGCAGGTCGGCATGGATGACGAGGTCGAGGCCCGGGAGGTCGATGCCGCGGGCGGCGACATCCGTTGCGATGCAGACGCGGGCGCGGCCGTCGCGCATCGCCTGCAGGGCGTGCGTCCGCTCGTTCTGCGTCAGTTCGCCGGAGAGTGCCACGACTGCGAAATTGCGGTTGTTGAAGCGGGCCGTCAGATGATTGACCGCAGCGCGCGTCGAACAGAAGACGATGGCGTTGGTCGCCTCATAGTAGCGGAGGACATTGATGATCGCATTTTCGCGGTCAGCCGGCGCAGCGGCAAGCGCGCGATACTCGATATCAACATGCTGCTTTTCTTCGGTCTGCGTCGAAATACGCACGGCGTCGCGCTGGTAGCTCTTGGCCAGCTTGGCGATGGCGGAGGAAACCGTTGCCGAAAACATCAGCGTCCGGCGGTCGTCGGGTGCCGCTTCGAGGATGAACTCCAGATCTTCACGGAAGCCGAGGTCGAGCATCTCGTCCGCCTCGTCGAGCACGACGGCCTTCAAACCGGACATATCGAGAGCTTTCCGGCGGATATGGTCGCAAAGACGTCCGGGAGTACCGACGACAATATGGGCGCCGCGTTCCAGCGCACGGCG
Above is a window of Rhizobium etli 8C-3 DNA encoding:
- a CDS encoding DEAD/DEAH box helicase, which translates into the protein MTDLNSVVPAIAKALAKRGYAALTPVQKAMLDPALVASDALVSAQTGSGKTVAFGLALAPTLLEGEERFEPAAEPLALVIAPTRELALQVKRELEWLYEMTGALIVSCVGGMDIRSERRALERGAHIVVGTPGRLCDHIRRKALDMSGLKAVVLDEADEMLDLGFREDLEFILEAAPDDRRTLMFSATVSSAIAKLAKSYQRDAVRISTQTEEKQHVDIEYRALAAAPADRENAIINVLRYYEATNAIVFCSTRAAVNHLTARFNNRNFAVVALSGELTQNERTHALQAMRDGRARVCIATDVAARGIDLPGLDLVIHADLPTNPETLLHRSGRTGRAGRKGVSALIVPLNARRKAERILDSAGIAATWALPPSAEDVMRRDDERLLADPILSEAGRDEDQALVSQLIAKHGAEKLAAAFVRLYRSNQSAPEDLIEVSIEGDRKRQRRDNAFEPREPSQKGPRDDFGPSVWFSVSVGRKQNAEPRWLIPMLCRNGNLTKREIGAIKMQPEETYVEISADSAEAFAQAVGPNKTMERGIRVTRLNGTPDFSRPVAAKPYAGKKAYGERREDTSHDDRPKGKFKKDVKGKTAPATGDHSEKRDAKPWGKAAKKPKFEGKGGFEPKGKFAKKKQG
- a CDS encoding GNAT family N-acetyltransferase, whose amino-acid sequence is MTEVVILSVPLFSTLCNEAFKLRRSVFISEQNVPADEEFDEADLSAHHIVAIQAGEVAGTLRIVYLDDHVKIGRVAVGAQWRGHGIASAMIRFAMEAHCAVRGNRFYLTAQSDKVALYEKFGFTAFGDEFLDGGMPHLAMRNY